A single Tenacibaculum sp. 190524A02b DNA region contains:
- a CDS encoding S41 family peptidase, whose amino-acid sequence MKYLSSLLLIVNLIFGCVYGQKKVVEVKEKKSITKVLKKMPNASIQETITYYYKLKKEAFNSYNFDDENELNTLGYEYLNRGEVKEAIEIFKVLISEFPKAFNPYDSLGEAYFNDKNYELSIKNYEKSLVLNPENWGAERQIFKAQQKIKEKPTFRQVFTKEQYLEDIDELAKRIEKTHPNPFEFTSKKAFYELVENQKSNIKDKMTYGQFIWQLSPIIASIGCEHSHFDVFNQEDRMLPVNLRFPIEAELVNGELLVVKAHKSKVKLGANIKAINGVSIDVITSDIFKHIASNGHSLSLKNRVFSAYITSYIPYYFDFPTSYEVMFDDNRKMQLEMLKEFEYELKKKQLKFEIVEEKNIAKLKIPTFNYYGGERLRNYKKFIDESFKKLKKQKITNLIIDIRGNGGGCSCAAIHLLQYIAKEPFYYFAKNSPLPGDKNEADIKQLKDNKFSGSIYMIINGFNTSTSGHFLSLIKQNKIATLIGEESGASYYANGKVKGFLGTNTGVAYWISRAVYTTPAKDFPRNKGIIPEHIIYKTEYDIVNKNDAELEYTLRLIQDLEGQNNIKK is encoded by the coding sequence ATGAAGTATTTATCCAGCTTATTATTGATTGTAAATTTAATTTTTGGCTGTGTTTATGGACAAAAAAAGGTAGTTGAAGTCAAAGAAAAAAAATCCATAACTAAGGTTCTAAAAAAGATGCCTAATGCATCTATTCAAGAAACAATAACTTACTATTATAAACTAAAAAAAGAAGCTTTTAACTCATATAATTTTGATGATGAAAATGAGTTGAACACATTAGGGTATGAGTATTTAAATAGAGGGGAAGTAAAAGAAGCTATAGAAATATTTAAAGTGTTGATTAGTGAGTTTCCTAAAGCTTTTAATCCGTATGATAGTCTAGGAGAGGCATATTTTAATGATAAAAACTACGAACTATCTATAAAAAACTATGAAAAATCATTAGTGTTGAATCCTGAGAATTGGGGAGCAGAACGACAGATTTTTAAAGCACAACAAAAAATTAAAGAAAAACCAACTTTCAGACAGGTGTTTACAAAAGAACAGTATTTAGAAGATATTGATGAACTTGCTAAAAGAATTGAGAAAACGCATCCAAATCCATTTGAATTCACATCAAAAAAAGCATTTTATGAGCTTGTAGAAAATCAAAAGAGTAACATAAAAGATAAAATGACTTATGGTCAATTTATTTGGCAATTGAGCCCTATTATAGCAAGCATAGGTTGTGAACATTCTCATTTTGATGTTTTCAATCAAGAAGATAGAATGTTACCTGTGAATTTAAGATTTCCTATAGAGGCAGAGTTGGTTAATGGGGAATTATTGGTTGTAAAGGCGCATAAAAGTAAGGTAAAGCTAGGCGCAAATATTAAGGCAATTAATGGTGTTTCTATTGATGTAATAACATCAGATATATTTAAACATATTGCATCAAATGGACACAGCTTGTCACTTAAAAATAGAGTTTTTAGTGCGTACATAACTTCTTATATACCTTATTATTTTGATTTTCCTACTTCTTATGAAGTTATGTTTGATGATAATAGAAAAATGCAGTTGGAGATGTTAAAAGAGTTTGAATATGAATTAAAAAAGAAACAACTCAAGTTTGAAATTGTAGAGGAAAAAAATATAGCTAAACTAAAAATACCTACATTTAATTATTACGGTGGAGAGCGATTAAGAAACTATAAAAAGTTTATTGATGAAAGTTTTAAGAAATTAAAGAAACAAAAAATAACCAACTTAATAATAGATATTAGAGGTAATGGAGGAGGATGTTCTTGTGCGGCTATACATTTATTACAATACATTGCTAAGGAACCATTTTACTATTTTGCCAAAAATTCACCGTTACCGGGAGATAAAAACGAAGCGGATATCAAACAATTAAAAGATAATAAGTTTTCAGGAAGTATATACATGATAATAAATGGTTTTAATACTTCAACAAGTGGTCATTTTTTATCATTAATTAAACAAAATAAGATAGCGACTTTAATAGGAGAAGAGTCTGGAGCAAGTTATTATGCCAATGGGAAAGTAAAAGGGTTTTTAGGAACTAATACAGGAGTAGCTTATTGGATTTCTAGAGCTGTTTACACAACTCCGGCTAAAGATTTTCCAAGGAATAAGGGAATAATACCAGAGCATATTATTTATAAAACGGAGTATGATATTGTGAATAAAAATGATGCAGAATTGGAATATACTTTAAGGTTAATACAGGATTTGGAAGGACAAAATAACATTAAGAAATAA
- a CDS encoding helix-turn-helix domain-containing protein — MNFTNLFLFFFGAIGVFNSLLISLYFLIFKNKQLPNLLFGFFLLFLTERAFRSLIYYYSSTLSNPYTQTDPLSFLFVGPFLFFYVLAVLNKAKKILRLWKPTVFIFLIIAILLGVYFPFLEDPIFWKTYILKAINLQWLCFILGALLVLFIEIKKEGVQKKKTGITKLWLVALLISVLILWNIYFFISYSYFIVGSIVFSMLFYTGFLFFIFRKKEKREIFFKQEKYKTSKIIAIESNEMLAKLQLLMTTEKLYKNSSLKLEDVALKLGVSKHQLSQVLNEYTGKNFTQYINAYRIEEAKVLIVENDKFTLEAIGKEAGFNSKTTFYNAFKKIEGVTPAVYKKQHKRSDL; from the coding sequence ATGAATTTTACAAATCTATTTTTGTTTTTCTTTGGAGCTATAGGAGTATTTAATAGTTTGTTGATAAGCCTTTATTTTCTAATTTTTAAAAACAAACAATTACCTAATTTATTATTTGGGTTTTTCCTATTGTTTTTAACAGAAAGAGCATTTAGATCATTAATTTATTATTACTCATCTACTTTATCAAACCCTTATACGCAAACAGATCCGTTGTCTTTTTTATTTGTAGGACCTTTTTTATTTTTTTATGTTTTAGCCGTTTTAAATAAAGCAAAAAAAATACTTCGCCTGTGGAAACCAACAGTTTTTATTTTTTTAATAATTGCTATTCTTTTAGGAGTGTACTTTCCATTTTTAGAGGATCCAATTTTTTGGAAAACATATATTTTAAAAGCTATCAACCTGCAATGGTTATGCTTTATCTTAGGAGCGCTGTTAGTACTTTTTATAGAGATTAAAAAAGAGGGGGTGCAAAAGAAAAAGACAGGAATAACTAAACTATGGTTAGTAGCCTTATTAATAAGTGTTTTAATATTGTGGAATATTTACTTTTTTATAAGTTATAGCTATTTTATTGTTGGTTCTATTGTTTTTTCAATGTTGTTTTATACGGGATTTCTTTTTTTTATTTTTAGAAAAAAGGAGAAGCGAGAAATATTTTTTAAACAAGAGAAGTACAAAACTTCTAAAATAATAGCGATAGAATCAAATGAAATGTTGGCAAAATTACAGTTATTAATGACTACAGAAAAGCTGTATAAAAATTCATCACTGAAACTAGAAGATGTAGCTTTAAAGTTAGGTGTAAGTAAACATCAATTATCACAAGTGTTAAATGAATATACTGGAAAAAACTTTACGCAATATATTAATGCGTATAGAATTGAAGAAGCAAAAGTGTTGATTGTAGAGAATGATAAATTTACTTTAGAAGCTATAGGAAAAGAAGCGGGATTCAATTCTAAAACAACTTTTTATAATGCATTTAAAAAGATTGAAGGGGTAACTCCTGCAGTATATAAAAAGCAACATAAACGTTCAGATTTATAA
- a CDS encoding aquaporin: MKKYIGEIIGTFSLIFCGTGAMTVNEVTGGADLTHIGVAITWGLIVMAMIYAFGETSGAHFNPAVTIAFAYAKKFAWKEVPKYIIAQLIGALLASVMLWVIFPEAEYYGATIPSLDAWRAFLLELLLTFFLMVTIINVSTGSKEVGVMAGIAIGGVVLLEAMFAGPMTKASMNPTRSIAPAIISGHYEHLWLYIFAPILGALLAVVSCKLVKDDNCCDGDC; the protein is encoded by the coding sequence ATGAAAAAATATATTGGAGAAATTATAGGAACGTTTTCACTTATTTTTTGTGGAACTGGGGCAATGACTGTTAATGAAGTAACAGGAGGTGCAGATTTAACGCATATTGGTGTAGCAATTACTTGGGGTTTAATAGTAATGGCAATGATTTACGCTTTTGGAGAAACGTCTGGAGCACATTTTAATCCTGCGGTAACTATAGCTTTTGCCTATGCAAAAAAGTTTGCTTGGAAAGAGGTGCCTAAATACATTATAGCTCAATTAATAGGCGCTTTACTTGCTAGTGTAATGTTGTGGGTTATTTTTCCTGAAGCGGAATATTATGGAGCTACCATTCCTTCTTTAGATGCCTGGCGGGCATTTTTATTAGAATTATTACTAACTTTTTTCTTAATGGTTACTATTATTAATGTTTCTACAGGGAGTAAAGAAGTAGGTGTAATGGCAGGAATAGCTATCGGTGGTGTTGTTTTACTGGAAGCAATGTTTGCAGGTCCCATGACCAAAGCTTCTATGAATCCAACTAGGTCAATTGCACCAGCTATCATTTCAGGGCATTATGAACATTTATGGTTGTATATTTTTGCACCAATTTTAGGAGCTTTATTAGCAGTAGTTTCCTGCAAATTAGTAAAAGATGATAATTGTTGTGATGGAGATTGTTAG
- a CDS encoding DUF2911 domain-containing protein yields MKKILLSLFVVALTANINAQVETPAPSPASKLEQKVGLTDVTVEYSRPGMKGRTIFGDLVPYGKLWRTGANKNTTITFSDNVTIDGKELKKGSYAIFTKPNKSSWEVIFYADTNNWGTPREWDAKKVTLSTTAKVQQMPMKIETYTMTIDDITNSSAVLGILWENAYVGVKFNTPTDKGVEASIKKVMNGPQPSDYYSSAVYYLQEGKDINKAKEWINKAVDMTKDEPRFWYLRQQSLILAKAGDKKGAIKAAKASLAGAEKRGNADYIKMNKEFLAKMK; encoded by the coding sequence ATGAAAAAAATACTTTTAAGTTTGTTTGTTGTTGCATTAACAGCAAATATCAATGCCCAAGTAGAAACTCCAGCTCCAAGTCCTGCTTCCAAATTAGAGCAAAAAGTAGGTTTAACAGATGTTACTGTTGAGTACTCAAGACCAGGAATGAAAGGAAGAACTATTTTTGGTGATTTAGTGCCTTATGGAAAACTATGGAGAACTGGTGCCAACAAAAACACTACTATTACTTTTAGTGATAATGTTACTATTGATGGAAAAGAATTAAAAAAAGGATCATATGCTATATTTACAAAGCCAAATAAAAGCTCTTGGGAAGTAATTTTTTATGCAGACACAAACAATTGGGGAACTCCAAGAGAATGGGATGCTAAAAAAGTAACTTTAAGTACTACTGCTAAAGTACAGCAAATGCCTATGAAGATAGAAACTTACACGATGACTATTGATGATATTACTAATAGCTCTGCTGTTTTAGGTATTTTATGGGAAAACGCTTATGTAGGTGTTAAATTCAATACTCCTACAGATAAAGGTGTTGAAGCTAGTATTAAAAAAGTAATGAACGGTCCACAACCAAGTGACTACTATTCATCTGCTGTATATTATTTACAAGAAGGTAAAGACATTAACAAAGCTAAAGAATGGATTAACAAAGCTGTTGATATGACTAAAGATGAGCCTCGTTTTTGGTATTTACGTCAGCAATCTTTAATCCTTGCTAAAGCTGGAGATAAAAAAGGTGCTATCAAAGCTGCTAAAGCTTCTTTAGCAGGTGCTGAAAAAAGAGGTAATGCTGATTATATTAAAATGAATAAAGAGTTTTTAGCTAAAATGAAATAA
- a CDS encoding neutral/alkaline non-lysosomal ceramidase N-terminal domain-containing protein produces MNFKTLQPKLMLMSLFFYFQTFYTTAQTNNYDIGVGISDITGQIAQSNFFGYGNPFFSNAGIKDRQYARAYIIKEPDGNSVVFVSIDKGATFQSVNLAVLEKLQGQYGTLYTDTNVIISATHTHVSPGGYSHYELYNTSSGGFYKTNFNILVNGIVNAIQQAHNSLAPGRIYYNKGTLTNASINRSLVAYNLNKDAHEFPSIDEEMTVLKLIQGDTPIGMISWFGVHPTNLSKKYKYCSGDNKGYASLKFERLQQSSYGKGTTTFVAAFANTNAGDMSPNLNQPSPNDLYSDATGPGNNEEESSEIIGNRQFEKALELYNNASEQLVGSVKAVSRYSDYSNLSIAPKFTDGHWRSTCKAALGLSFRAGAEDGRSGIGREGKTRSNPTSGSSNAQCHLEKPIDILFNIGANTNNPRTPKILPTSLFKIGQLGILAAPAEFTVMSGRRVKATVASHIATGITHLVFAGYSDAYAGYVTTREEYASQQYEGASTHFGPWTLAAYQQEFDRLATVLADPTANPWPHSASTPPKKNYIGLDKTAPILFDDKPIFKSFGSICKNANNSYNTNQTVEVMFWGAHPNNNPKTNGTYLKVQKKQGSNWVTKYEDRDTNTKFIWKRSGIANSKITIQWKIPQQIASGYYRIVHEGHWKNGWTGKINPYSGVSRTFYVNGNTNRTMRDKKTLNFNIGNDLVFPNPINNDFTFINTQLQGGYYTISNILGQIIKTGTITKDKYQTMNLQNQNSGTYVFKVVFDNHNVQTASIIKR; encoded by the coding sequence ATGAACTTTAAAACCCTTCAACCAAAGCTCATGCTTATGAGCCTGTTCTTCTATTTCCAAACCTTCTACACAACTGCACAAACCAACAACTATGATATTGGTGTAGGTATTTCCGACATCACTGGACAAATTGCTCAGAGTAATTTTTTTGGATATGGAAATCCTTTCTTCTCTAATGCAGGAATTAAAGATCGGCAATACGCTAGAGCTTACATCATAAAAGAGCCTGATGGAAATTCGGTTGTTTTTGTTAGTATTGACAAAGGAGCTACTTTTCAATCGGTAAATCTAGCTGTTTTGGAAAAACTACAAGGGCAATATGGAACCCTTTACACCGATACCAATGTCATTATCAGTGCTACACACACACATGTTTCGCCTGGAGGTTATTCTCATTATGAACTATACAATACTTCCTCTGGCGGGTTTTATAAAACCAACTTTAACATCCTTGTAAATGGAATTGTAAATGCCATTCAACAAGCTCATAATAGTCTCGCTCCAGGTAGAATTTATTATAATAAAGGCACACTAACCAATGCTAGTATCAACAGATCTTTAGTTGCTTACAACCTAAACAAAGATGCTCATGAGTTTCCTAGTATTGATGAAGAAATGACTGTTTTAAAATTAATTCAAGGTGACACACCTATTGGAATGATTTCTTGGTTTGGCGTACACCCTACTAATCTTTCTAAAAAATATAAATACTGTAGTGGAGACAATAAAGGATATGCTTCCTTAAAATTTGAACGATTACAACAATCCTCTTACGGAAAAGGAACTACCACTTTTGTAGCTGCATTTGCCAATACCAATGCTGGTGACATGTCTCCTAACCTCAACCAACCTTCTCCTAATGATTTATATTCAGATGCTACTGGTCCTGGAAATAACGAAGAAGAAAGTAGTGAGATTATAGGAAACCGTCAATTTGAAAAAGCTTTAGAACTATACAACAATGCTAGTGAACAATTAGTTGGATCTGTAAAAGCTGTAAGTAGGTACAGTGATTATTCCAACTTAAGCATTGCACCTAAATTTACTGATGGTCATTGGCGTAGTACTTGTAAAGCAGCTTTAGGACTTTCTTTTAGAGCGGGTGCAGAAGATGGCAGAAGCGGTATTGGACGTGAAGGAAAAACTAGAAGTAATCCAACTTCTGGATCTAGTAACGCACAATGTCACTTAGAGAAACCTATTGATATTCTTTTTAATATTGGAGCCAATACTAACAACCCCAGAACTCCCAAAATACTACCTACGAGTCTTTTTAAAATAGGTCAATTAGGTATTTTAGCTGCTCCAGCAGAATTTACTGTAATGTCTGGAAGAAGAGTTAAAGCAACAGTAGCTTCTCATATAGCTACAGGAATAACACATTTAGTTTTTGCTGGTTATTCAGATGCTTATGCTGGTTATGTTACCACTAGAGAAGAATATGCTTCTCAGCAATACGAAGGTGCGAGTACACATTTTGGCCCTTGGACATTGGCCGCTTACCAACAAGAGTTTGATAGATTAGCTACTGTTTTAGCAGATCCAACCGCCAATCCATGGCCACACTCAGCGTCTACTCCTCCTAAAAAAAATTATATTGGCTTAGATAAAACTGCTCCTATTCTTTTTGATGATAAACCTATTTTTAAATCTTTTGGTAGTATTTGTAAAAATGCGAATAACTCTTACAATACTAACCAAACTGTAGAAGTCATGTTTTGGGGCGCACACCCTAATAACAATCCTAAAACAAACGGTACGTATTTAAAAGTTCAGAAAAAACAAGGGAGCAATTGGGTTACAAAATATGAAGATCGTGATACCAATACCAAATTTATATGGAAAAGAAGCGGTATTGCCAATTCTAAAATAACCATACAATGGAAAATTCCACAACAAATAGCAAGTGGTTATTACCGAATAGTGCATGAAGGACATTGGAAAAACGGTTGGACTGGTAAAATAAATCCCTATTCTGGTGTAAGCAGAACGTTTTATGTAAACGGAAATACCAATAGAACTATGAGGGATAAAAAAACACTAAATTTTAATATTGGAAACGACTTAGTATTTCCCAATCCTATAAATAATGATTTTACTTTCATAAACACGCAACTACAAGGTGGCTATTACACAATAAGTAATATATTAGGTCAAATTATAAAAACAGGGACTATTACCAAAGATAAATATCAAACTATGAATTTACAGAATCAAAATTCAGGCACTTATGTATTTAAAGTTGTTTTTGACAATCACAATGTACAAACGGCCTCTATCATAAAACGTTAA
- a CDS encoding GNAT family N-acetyltransferase — translation MNNLPTIRIRKAKHTDLEILLDFEQEIIKAERPYGISLKEEKISYYDIAAMIDAEEVEVLVAVDREELVGSGYVRVQENKPYLKYPTHAFLGFMYVKPSHRGKGVNKLIVETLLAWAKTKGLVEVKLDVYAGNLPAIRAYEKAGFEGYLLNMRTTI, via the coding sequence ATGAATAATTTACCAACAATAAGGATACGAAAAGCAAAGCATACAGATTTAGAAATCTTGCTAGATTTTGAACAAGAAATAATAAAGGCAGAACGACCATACGGAATTAGTTTAAAAGAAGAAAAAATATCCTATTACGATATTGCGGCTATGATAGACGCCGAAGAAGTAGAAGTTTTAGTAGCTGTAGACAGAGAGGAGCTAGTAGGAAGCGGTTATGTAAGGGTTCAAGAAAATAAACCGTATTTAAAATACCCAACACATGCCTTTTTAGGATTTATGTATGTAAAACCAAGCCATAGAGGAAAAGGAGTAAATAAATTGATTGTTGAAACTTTGCTAGCTTGGGCAAAAACAAAAGGGCTGGTAGAGGTGAAATTGGATGTATATGCAGGAAATTTACCAGCTATAAGAGCTTATGAAAAAGCTGGTTTTGAAGGCTATTTATTAAACATGCGTACTACTATTTAA
- a CDS encoding sodium:solute symporter, with amino-acid sequence MQSIDWIVLSVTLAFIVVYGAWKTRGSQNVEEYIKGGNETKWWTIGLSVMATQASAITFLSTPGQAFHSGMGFVQFYFGLPIAMVIICLVFIPIYHKLNVYTAYEYLEGRFDKKTRTLTAILFLVQRGLAAGITIFAPAIILSAVLGWDLITLNVLIGVLVIIYTVSGGTKAVSVTQKQQMAVIFAGMFIAFYLILQYLPDGITFTKALEIAGASDKMQVLDFSWDLNNRYTVWTGILGGTFLMLSYFGTDQSQVQRYLSGKSARESQLGLIFNGLLKVPMQFFILLVGVMVFVFYQFNSSPLNFNPKAQEAVLNSAYAAEYQELTAKHKKIEATKKTLLFEELTAAKKEQLQTLNEQDKALKKQAKVIIAKANADVETNDKDYVFIQFILNNLPKGLIGLLLAVILSAAMSSTASELNALASTTAIDLYKRNVTKEYSEAHYVKMSKWFTLGWGVLAILVACVANLFDNLIQLVNIIGSIFYGNVLGIFLLAFFFKFVKGNAVFIAAIITQLIIIGVWYVDWLPYLWLNALGCIIVMTIALVLQKVNFDQVTT; translated from the coding sequence ATGCAAAGTATCGATTGGATTGTGTTATCCGTAACCTTAGCATTTATTGTAGTATACGGAGCATGGAAAACTAGAGGAAGTCAAAACGTTGAAGAATACATAAAAGGAGGTAATGAAACCAAGTGGTGGACCATTGGTTTGTCAGTAATGGCAACGCAAGCAAGTGCCATCACTTTTTTGTCTACACCTGGGCAAGCTTTCCATAGTGGAATGGGCTTTGTACAGTTCTATTTTGGATTGCCAATTGCTATGGTAATTATCTGTTTGGTATTTATTCCTATTTATCATAAGCTAAATGTGTATACCGCTTACGAGTATTTAGAAGGACGGTTTGATAAAAAAACCCGAACCCTTACCGCTATTTTGTTTTTAGTGCAACGTGGTTTAGCAGCAGGAATTACCATTTTTGCTCCTGCAATTATTCTATCGGCAGTATTAGGTTGGGACTTAATTACACTAAACGTACTTATTGGGGTATTGGTAATTATTTATACAGTATCTGGCGGAACCAAAGCAGTAAGTGTAACGCAAAAACAACAAATGGCAGTAATTTTTGCCGGAATGTTTATTGCATTTTATTTAATACTACAATACTTACCTGATGGAATTACCTTTACTAAAGCTTTAGAAATAGCTGGAGCAAGTGATAAAATGCAAGTATTGGATTTTTCTTGGGATTTGAATAACCGTTATACGGTTTGGACTGGAATTTTAGGAGGAACTTTTTTAATGCTTTCTTATTTTGGTACCGACCAAAGTCAGGTACAACGATACTTGTCGGGGAAATCAGCAAGAGAAAGTCAATTAGGGCTTATTTTTAATGGGTTACTTAAAGTACCTATGCAGTTTTTTATTCTGTTAGTAGGAGTCATGGTGTTTGTGTTTTATCAATTTAACAGTTCACCATTAAACTTTAATCCCAAAGCACAAGAAGCGGTATTAAACTCAGCATATGCAGCAGAATATCAAGAGTTAACTGCAAAGCATAAAAAGATTGAAGCAACTAAAAAAACATTATTGTTTGAGGAGTTAACAGCTGCAAAAAAAGAACAGCTACAAACGTTAAATGAGCAGGATAAAGCGTTAAAAAAGCAAGCAAAAGTCATTATTGCAAAAGCAAATGCAGATGTAGAAACGAATGATAAAGATTATGTATTCATTCAATTTATACTAAATAACCTACCAAAAGGTTTAATTGGTTTATTATTAGCAGTTATATTATCGGCAGCTATGTCATCAACGGCATCAGAGTTAAATGCTTTGGCATCAACTACCGCTATAGATTTGTATAAACGAAATGTGACTAAAGAATATTCAGAAGCCCATTACGTAAAAATGTCTAAATGGTTTACTTTAGGTTGGGGAGTTTTAGCTATTCTAGTAGCCTGTGTTGCCAATTTATTTGATAACCTAATACAGTTAGTAAATATTATAGGTTCTATATTTTACGGAAATGTTTTAGGTATTTTTTTACTGGCGTTCTTTTTTAAGTTTGTAAAAGGAAACGCGGTATTTATAGCCGCTATTATAACGCAACTTATTATTATAGGAGTTTGGTATGTAGATTGGCTTCCGTATTTATGGTTAAATGCTTTAGGTTGTATTATTGTTATGACAATAGCATTAGTGTTGCAAAAAGTAAACTTTGATCAGGTCACTACATAG
- a CDS encoding DUF6503 family protein, translating to MKQIMLLCALTIMLVACNQKKKKETKKAAVNYPESLAKVIEKHGGIKSWKAAKTLSYKINAEEHTVDLSSRKTVINTNTYALGYDGKDVWLHQQDSTAFKGNPEFYYNLYFYFYAMPFVLADDGIIYEDMKPLEFEGVRYPGIKISYKANVGTSPDDNYFIFYHPKTYQMTWLGYTVTYFSKKPSEKFNIIRYHDWENVNGLLLPKAISWYKKDEKGNPLEPAKEPIQFEDALVSQAALADSFFEKPKQ from the coding sequence ATGAAACAAATAATGTTACTATGTGCCCTAACCATAATGTTAGTGGCATGTAATCAAAAGAAAAAAAAGGAAACTAAGAAAGCAGCGGTTAATTATCCTGAGAGTTTAGCTAAAGTTATTGAAAAACATGGAGGTATTAAAAGTTGGAAAGCAGCAAAAACATTATCCTATAAAATAAACGCAGAAGAGCACACGGTTGATTTATCTTCTAGAAAAACGGTTATTAATACAAATACGTATGCTTTAGGTTATGATGGAAAGGATGTGTGGTTACATCAACAAGATTCTACAGCCTTTAAAGGCAATCCTGAATTTTATTACAACTTATATTTTTATTTCTATGCTATGCCATTTGTATTGGCTGATGATGGAATTATTTATGAAGATATGAAACCTTTAGAGTTTGAAGGTGTGCGTTATCCTGGAATTAAAATTTCATATAAAGCGAATGTTGGAACATCTCCTGACGATAATTATTTTATATTTTACCATCCTAAAACCTACCAAATGACTTGGTTGGGCTATACAGTAACTTATTTTTCTAAGAAGCCATCTGAGAAGTTTAATATTATTCGTTATCATGATTGGGAAAATGTTAACGGTTTGTTATTGCCAAAAGCTATATCTTGGTACAAGAAAGACGAGAAAGGCAATCCATTAGAACCAGCAAAAGAACCAATACAATTTGAAGATGCATTGGTAAGTCAAGCGGCTTTAGCGGATAGCTTTTTTGAAAAACCCAAACAATAA
- a CDS encoding 4Fe-4S dicluster domain-containing protein — MAIIITDECINCGACEPECPNTAIYEGADDWKYADGTDLEGDIVLPDGKKANAEEEQEPISDEIYYIVADKCTECKGFHEEPQCAAVCPVDCCVPDEDNVETEEALLAKQRFMHND; from the coding sequence ATGGCAATTATAATAACAGATGAATGTATAAATTGTGGCGCTTGTGAACCAGAGTGCCCAAATACAGCAATATATGAAGGAGCTGATGATTGGAAGTATGCAGATGGTACCGATTTGGAAGGTGATATTGTGTTGCCTGATGGAAAAAAGGCCAATGCAGAAGAGGAACAAGAGCCTATTTCAGATGAAATATATTACATTGTGGCAGATAAGTGTACAGAATGTAAAGGTTTTCATGAAGAACCACAATGTGCGGCAGTATGTCCAGTAGATTGTTGTGTTCCTGATGAAGATAATGTAGAAACAGAAGAAGCATTATTAGCTAAGCAACGTTTTATGCATAACGATTAA